Proteins found in one Mycteria americana isolate JAX WOST 10 ecotype Jacksonville Zoo and Gardens chromosome 8, USCA_MyAme_1.0, whole genome shotgun sequence genomic segment:
- the LOC142414121 gene encoding protocadherin gamma-A10-like: protein MCAAGRYRGRRERALLWCVLVAAWEAAWGQLRYSVPEEMPKGSFVGDVAKDLGLELPALRHRDLSILDKGRTQYFALHGKTGHLVTAQRIDREQLCRLLEKCMLRCEVIMEGEMQVYGIEVEITDINDNAPSFKEIELEERMSETTAPGSRFPLAEAHDPDVGRNSLQSYELSGDEHFSLAVQAGPGGDQRPELVLAKALDREEAAFHELVLRASDGGEPARTGTARIRVAVLDANDNAPVFSQAEYTVRVPEDVPVGSVLVTVTATDADEGLNGHVKYSLKKVSHIALEMFQLDAETGAISLVRSLDFEEGDSYEVEVQARDEGELFDTVKVRITVTDVNDNAPELTVSSALSAISEDAPSGTVVALLHVQDRDSGANGEVRCSMAERLPFRLEKSFEDYYRVVTARELDREEVAEYNVTVRAADGGSPALRSSAVLALRVLDVNDNAPVFAEARYSARLPENNAAGALVLTVRAADADWGQNARVRYRLSEGRVRGAPLSSYVSVQAETGALYALRSFDYEEVREVWLWVRAEDGGAPALSSNVSVRLVIVDENDNAPQVLYPPAAAAPGAGWAGVELAPRSAEPGALVAKVVAVDADAGQNAWLSYELAKATEPGLFRVGLHSGEVRTARFPLARDAARQSLVVVVKDHGRPALSATATLTVVLAESVAELLAELGSAAAAPGEPAGSLTRWLVVAVAAVSCLFLAFLLLLLALRLRRWRWRRSQLLAAGSGALRGVPASHFVGIDGVRAFLHSYSHEVSLTADSRKSQLRLSGGSCCDTLPARPPAEASGGLVPKGEVAETCGQVSFQVLRVAADISKCVVLEITLYDGRQLVNVTS from the exons ATGTGCGCGGCGGGGAGGTatcggggccggcgggagcgagCCCTGCTGTGGTGCGTGCTGGTGGCGGCGTgggaggcagcgtgggggcagctgcGTTACTCGGTTCCCGAGGAGATGCCGAAGGGCTCGTTCGTGGGCGACGTGGCCAAggacctggggctggagctgccggcgCTCCGCCACCGCGACCTCAGCATCTTGGACAAAGGTAGGACGCAGTATTTCGCTCTGCACGGGAAGACGGGACATTTAGTGACGGCGCAGAGGATAGACAGAGAACAGCTGTGCCGGCTGTTGGAAAAGTGCATGCTGCGGTGTGAGGTGATAATGGAGGGGGAAATGCAGGTTTACGGAATCGAAGTGGAAATCACGGACATTAACGACAACGCGCCCAGCTTCAAGGAAATCGAGCTGGAGGAGAGAATGAGCGAGACGACAGCCCCAGGGTCGCGGTTTCCCCTGGCCGAGGCTCACGACCCGGACGTGGGACGGAATTCGCTGCAGAGCTACGAGCTGAGCGGCGACGAGCACTTCTCGCTGGCCGTGcaggcgggccccggcggcgatCAGCGTCCCGAGCTGGTGCTGGCGAAGgcgctggaccgggaggaggCGGCGTTTCACGAGCTGGTGCTGAGGGCGAGCGACGGCGGAGAGCCGGCGCGGACGGGCACGGCGCGGATCCGCGTGGCGGTGCTGGACGCGAACGACAACGCGCccgtgttcagccaggcggagtaCACGGTGCGTGTGCCGGAGGACGTGCCCGTGGGCTCCGTCCTCGTCACCGTCACGGCCACCGACGCCGACGAGGGGCTGAACGGGCACGTGAAATACTCATTGAAGAAAGTGTCGCACATCGCATTGGAAATGTTCCAGCTGGACGCCGAGACGGGAGCGATCAGTCTGGTGCGGAGCCTGGACTTCGAGGAAGGCGACTCCTACGAAGTGGAGGTGCAGGCACGGGACGAAGGAGAGCTTTTTGACACGGTGAAAGTCAGGATAACGGTGACCGACGTAAACGACAACGCTCCCGAACTGACAGTGTCGTCGGCGCTGAGCGCGATCTCTGAGGACGCCCCGTCGGGGACGGTGGTGGCCCTGCTGCACGTGCAGGACCGGGACTCGGGGGCGAACGGCGAGGTGCGGTGCAGCATGGCCGAGCGCCTCCCGTTCCGCCTGGAGAAGTCCTTCGAGGACTACTACCGCGTGGTGACGGCGAGGGAGCTGGACCGGGAGGAGGTGGCGGAGTACAACGTGACGGTGCGGGCGGCGGACGGCGGGTCGCCGGCGCTGCGGAGCAGCGCGGTGCTGGCGCTGCGGGTGctggacgtgaacgacaacgcgccggtgTTCGCGGAGGCGCGCTACAGCGCGCGGCTGCCCGAGAACAACGCGGCGGGCGCGCTGGTGCTGACGGTGCGGGCGGCGGACGCGGACTGGGGGCAGAACGCGCGCGTGCGGTACCGGCTGTCGGAGGGGCGGGTGCGGGGCGCGCCGCTGTCGTCCTACGTGTCGGTGCAGGCGGAGACGGGCGCGCTGTACGCGCTGCGCTCCTTCGACTACGAGGAGGTGCGCGAGGTGTGGCTGTGGGTGCGGGCGGAGGACGGCGGCGCGCCGGCGCTGAGCAGCAACGTGTCGGTGCGGCTCGTGATCGTGGACGAGAACGACAACGCGCCGCAGGTGCTgtacccgccggcggcggcggcgccgggcgcgggctgGGCGGGCGTGGAGCTGGCGCCGCGCTCGGCGGAGCCCGGGGCGCTGGTGGCCAAGGTGGTGGCGGTGGACGCGGACGCGGGGCAGAACGCGTGGCTGTCGTACGAGCTGGCCAAGGCGACGGAGCCGGGGCTGTTCCGCGTGGGGCTGCACAGCGGCGAGGTGCGCACGGCGCGCTTCCCGCTGGCCCGCGACGCGGCGCGGCAgagcctggtggtggtggtgaaggaccACGGGCGTCCGGCGCTGTCGGCCACGGCCACGCTGACCGTGGTGCTGGCCGAGAGCGTGGCCGAGCTGCTGGCGGAGctgggcagcgcggcggcggcgccgggcgagCCGGCCGGCAGCCTGACGCGGTGGCTGGTGGTGGCCGTGGCGGCCgtgtcctgcctcttcctcgccttcctgctgctgctgctggcgctgcgcctgcggcgctggcgctggcgcCGCTCGCAGCTgctggcggcgggcagcggcgccttGCGCGGCGTCCCGGCCTCGCACTTCGTGGGCATCGACGGCGTCCGCGCCTTCCTGCACTCCTACTCGCACGAGGTGTCGCTCACCGCCGACTCGCGCAAAAGCCAGCTCCGCTTGTCGGGCGGCAGCTGCTGCGACACCCTCCCGGCCCGGCCACCGGCTGAAGCTTCAGGTGGTCTCGTCCCTAAGGGAGAGGTTGCCGAGACTTGTGGCCAAGTTTCCTTTCAG GTTCTTAGGGTAGCCGCGGACATTTCAAAGTGCGTGGTCTTGGAAATCACGCTTTACGATGGTCGCCAGCTCGTGAATGTCACCTCCTGA